GGCAGCTGCATCTGACCTGTCCAGTGCGATCAGTTATTTGTATGAACAGCGACAAGATGCGTGACTGATATGCGTCGTGTTGAGATCATCGCTAAGGGGGACGTCCAGAGGGTCGGCTACCGGGATGCTGTCCAGAACATCGCCAGGAGGCTCGGCGTTTCCGGCATTGTCCAGAACGTGGAACCATATGATGTGAGGATCGTCGCCGAGGGGGAGGAGGATGTCCTGAAGGAGTTCGTGAATGCCGTGAACATCCAGGAGAGGCCGATCAGAGTCGAGGAGCTTGAAGTGAGATGGGCGGATGCGACAGGTGAGTTCCAGTACTTCAGGATCCTGAGAGGCGACTGGCAGGAGGAGCTCGGCGAGAGGTTCGATGTCGCGATAAGGTATCTCCAGAGAAGCGTCGAGCTGGGCGAGCAGAATCTTGCTGTGANNNNNNNNNNNNNNNNNNNNNNNNNNNNNNNNNNNNNNNNNNNNNNNNNNNNNNNNNNNNNNNNNNNNNNNNNNNNNNNNNNNNNNNNNNNNNNNNNNNNNNNNNNNNNNNNNNNNNNNNNNNNNNNNNNNNNNNNNNNNNNNNNNNNNNNNNNNNNNNNNNNNNNNNNNNNNNNNNNNNNNNNNNNNNNNNNNNNNNNNNNNNNNNNNNNNNNNNNNNNNNNNNNNNNNNNNNNNNNNNNNNNNNNNNNNNNNNNNNNNNNNNNNNNNNNNNNNNNNNNNNNNNNNNNNNNNNNNNNNNNNNNNNNNNNNNNNNNNNNNNNNNNNNNNNNNNNNNNNNNNNNNNNNNNNNNNNNNNNNNNNNNNNNNNNNNNNNNNNNNNNNNNNNNNNNNNNNNNNNNNNNNNNNNNNNNNNNNNNNNNNNNNNNNNNNNNNNNNNNNNNNNNNNNNNNNNNNNNNNNNNNNNNNNNNNNNNNNNNNNNNNNNNNNNNNNNNNNNNNNNNNNNNNNNNNNNNNNNNNNNNNNNNNNNNNNNNNNNNNNNNNNNNNNNNNNNNNNNNNNNNNNNNNNNNNNNNNNNNNNNNNNNNNNNNNNNNNNNNNNNNNNNNNNNN
The sequence above is drawn from the Methanothrix sp. genome and encodes:
- a CDS encoding acylphosphatase encodes the protein MRRVEIIAKGDVQRVGYRDAVQNIARRLGVSGIVQNVEPYDVRIVAEGEEDVLKEFVNAVNIQERPIRVEELEVRWADATGEFQYFRILRGDWQEELGERFDVAIRYLQRSVELGEQNLAV